Within Corynebacterium timonense, the genomic segment GGGTCTCGCGCCGCAGATCCGCAAGCTCGCGGACGAGGGCCTCTCCTGCACGCTCGCCGTCTCTCTGCACACCCCCGACGACGAGTTGCGTGACGAGCTGGTGCCTATGAACAACCGCTTTTCCATCGCCGACGTGCTCGATTCCGCCCGTTACTTCGCGGATACGACGGGGCGCCGCGTGTCCATCGAGTACGCGCTCATCCGCGACATCAACGACCAGAATTTCCGCGCCGACATGCTGGGCAAGAAGCTTCACGACGCCCTCGGCTCCCGCGTCCACGTCAACCTGATCCCGCTTAACCCGACCCCCGGGTCGAAGTGGGACGCCTCCCCGAAGCCGCGCCAGGACGAGTTCGTCCGCCGCATTATCGCGCAGGGCGTCACCTGCACCGTGCGCGACACAAAGGGGCAGGAAATCGCGGCCGCGTGCGGCCAGCTGGCAGCCGACGAAAAAGCTGTCTAGAACTGGCCCGGGCCGAGACCCGTGCGGCCATGAAAAAAGGCCCGCCCGGTCCGGGCGAGCCGTGTGTGGGGCTCGTTAGCCTTCGACAGCATCCTGGCGGCGCAGGTGGGCGACGCGGGCGGGGTCGATGTTGTGGGCGCGCAGGTCGCGCTCGCTGAGCTCCGCGTAGGCGCCGGAGAGCGTGTGCTGGTCGTAGGCCCAGTCGCGTTCGACGTGGCCGAGCGGCTTGTTGTGGGCCGTCACAGTGCGCACCTGGCTCAGCTGCGGGCGAACGGCGAACAGGATGAGGCCGAGCGCGATGAGCACGGTGAGGGCGACCAACCAGACCGTCTCCACGTGGCCTTGGTGGTTACCAAAGTTGTAGGCAATGAGGAACGCGACGGAGATCCACCCCGCGATCTGGATGGCAGCGGGGGAGAACTCGCTCCAGCCGAACTTGGCGGAGGGGACGTCCGCCTCGGAAACTCCGTTGTACACCTGCGGCTCTTTGTCGTGGGAGTGGTCGGCCACTGCTTTCTCCTTGTGTGACGGGTATGACGGGTATGACGGGGTCTGTTCGGGTGCGCCCGCGGTAAGCGGGTGCCTCCATACCTGCTACATATCTTCCCACATCCTCCGGGGAAGTGGTGAGTAGATACCCCCCAATTGCCTCATACTTTCCATTGAGCGATGGTGGCAGGCGCGGGCATGCCAGAATAGCGGGGTGAAAAAGATTGTGATCCTCGGCTCGACAGGCTCGATTGGCACGCAGGCGATCGAGGTCATTGAACGCAACCGCGACGCCTTCGAGGTGGTGGGCATCGCGGCCGGAGGGCGCGATCCGGGCCGCGTTGTCGCGCAGGCGCGCGCGTGCGGCCTGGGCCCGGGGGCGGTCGCGGTGGCAGATCCGGTAGCGGCGCGTGAGGTCTCGGGGGCACTTGGTGGCCCGGTGCTGACCAGCCCGGAGGACCTCGTGCGCGCGCAGCCGGCCGACACGGTGCTCAACGCCATGGTGGGGTCGCAGGGGCTCGCCTCGACGCTGGCGGCGCTGGAGACGGGGGCGAGCCTCGCGCTGGCCAACAAGGAGTCGCTGGTGGCCGGCGGCCGCCTCGTCACCGCCGCGGCGGGCAAGGGCCAGATCATCCCCGTCGACTCCGAGCACTCCGCCATGGCGCAGTGCCTGCGCGCGGGTACGGCCGGGGAGGTCGCGCGCTACGTGCTCACCGCCTCTGGCGGGCCCTTCCGCGGGCAGACGCGCGAGCAGATGTGGGAGGCCACGCCGCAGCAGGCGGCGGCGCACCCTACGTGGTCGATGGGCCAGATGAACACCCTGAACTCCGCCACGCTGGTGAACAAGGGCCTCGAGCTCATCGAGGCCACGCTGCTTTTCGACGTCGAACCCGAGCGCATCGACGTCACCGTCCACCCGCAGTCCATCGTGCATTCGATGGTGACCTTCGTCGATGGCGCGACCATCGCCCAGGCGTCGCCCCCGTCGATGACGCTGCCGATCGCGCACGCGCTGGCCTGGCCGCACCGCGTGCCGGGCGCCCAGCCGGCCCTCGACTTCGCGGGCGCGTCCGAGTGGACCTTCGAGCCGTTGGATGACGAGGCTTTCCCGGCGGTGCGCCTGGCCCGCGAGTCCGCCGCCGCGGGGGCGGGGGCTCCCGCGGTGTACAACGCCGCGAACGAGGAGGCCGCGGCGGCGTTCCTCGCCGGAACGATTCGTTTCCCGCAGATCGTCGACGTCATCGCCGAGGTGCTCGAGAGCGCCGATGGGTTTGCGGCTGAACCCGCGACCTTCGCCGACGTCGTGGCCGTGGAGGACGAGGCTCGGGCCCGCGCCCGGGCGCGGATCCGCGCGATCGCGGGCGCGTAGGGGAGGGGCGCGATGGCTTTCCTCCTGGGCATTATCGTCTTCGCCTTCGGCATCGCCATTTCCGTCGCCTTGCACGAGGCGGGGCACATGGTCACGGCGCGCGCTTTCGGCATGCGGGTGCGCCGCTACTTCATCGGCTTCGGGCCGCCTCTGTGGCAGACGACGCGGGGCCACACCACCTACGGCGTGGCGGCGCTTCCCTTCGGTGGCTTCTGCGACATTGCGGGCCTGACCTCTCAGGATCTGCTCACCGAGGAAGAAAAGCCGTTGGCGATGTACCTGAAGCCGTGGTGG encodes:
- a CDS encoding DUF2631 domain-containing protein; this encodes MADHSHDKEPQVYNGVSEADVPSAKFGWSEFSPAAIQIAGWISVAFLIAYNFGNHQGHVETVWLVALTVLIALGLILFAVRPQLSQVRTVTAHNKPLGHVERDWAYDQHTLSGAYAELSERDLRAHNIDPARVAHLRRQDAVEG
- the dxr gene encoding 1-deoxy-D-xylulose-5-phosphate reductoisomerase, translating into MKKIVILGSTGSIGTQAIEVIERNRDAFEVVGIAAGGRDPGRVVAQARACGLGPGAVAVADPVAAREVSGALGGPVLTSPEDLVRAQPADTVLNAMVGSQGLASTLAALETGASLALANKESLVAGGRLVTAAAGKGQIIPVDSEHSAMAQCLRAGTAGEVARYVLTASGGPFRGQTREQMWEATPQQAAAHPTWSMGQMNTLNSATLVNKGLELIEATLLFDVEPERIDVTVHPQSIVHSMVTFVDGATIAQASPPSMTLPIAHALAWPHRVPGAQPALDFAGASEWTFEPLDDEAFPAVRLARESAAAGAGAPAVYNAANEEAAAAFLAGTIRFPQIVDVIAEVLESADGFAAEPATFADVVAVEDEARARARARIRAIAGA